A part of Cotesia glomerata isolate CgM1 linkage group LG4, MPM_Cglom_v2.3, whole genome shotgun sequence genomic DNA contains:
- the LOC123263313 gene encoding 39S ribosomal protein L14, mitochondrial, translating into MALRGLVIARNIHMTTINNEIRKMARLRVVDNSDIGKRAMLEGKPPKCIHVYNKSLVGYIGDRVLVAIRGEMKKGILVGLRQTQNPKVPRFDSNNVVLIDDNGTPLGTRIHVPIPLILRTILKQKTHSKGADYTKLLAIAPKFV; encoded by the exons atgGCATTACGTGGATTGGTTATCGCACGTAATATTCATATGAcaactattaataatgaaattcgtaaaatggCACGATTGAGAGTTGTTGATAATAGTGACATAGGTAAGAGAGCTATGTTGGAAGGTAAACCACCAAAATGTATTCACGTTTACAATAAAAGTTTGGTTGGCTATAtag GTGATCGTGTTTTGGTAGCAATAAGAGGTGAAATGAAAAAAGGAATTTTAGTAGGCTTGAGGCAAACACAAAACCCTAAAGTACCAAGATTTGATAGTAATAATGTTGTATTGATTGATGATAATGGTACCCCACTTGGCACACGTATCCATGTACCGATACCACTTATTTTAAGGACAATACTCAAACAAAAAACACATTCTAAGGGTGCTGATTATACCAAACTATTGGCGATTGCTCcaaaatttgtataa
- the LOC123263310 gene encoding mismatch repair endonuclease PMS2-like: MEENVEIVATTAKSKKINVISKETVHHICSGQVVLDLAVAIKELVENSVDSGANCIDVKLVDYGKTSITVSDNGSGVLEHDFEGLGLKHHTSKLRDFSDLLEVSTFGFRGEALSSLCSLSDVTITTKHLENEYAYKLQFDRNGRLEKKEICARERGTTVCVKNIFKSLPVRMKEFEKNLKREFSKAIQILYGYCLVSTGIKITCTNKVDKKSEASIFATNGADNVLDNAYCIFGKKNLNGISIVDIITPDQSIREEFHLPEDLTVDFSWEFYVSSCEHSMGRGSPDRQFFFVNGRPCNLTKISKLINNLYHKYNNKQYPFVYLNLKLNQQSADVNV, translated from the exons ATGGAAGAAAACGTAGAAATTGTTGCTACAACTgcgaaatcaaaaaaaataaatgttattagCAAAGAAACTGTTCATCATATTTGTTCAGGTCAG GTGGTGCTGGATCTTGCTGTAGCAATTAAAGAACTTGTAGAAAATAGCGTTGATAGTGGAGCTAATTGTATTGATGTAAAGCTAGTAGATTATGGAAAAACATCCATTACCGTCAGCGATAACGGTAGCGGTGTTTTGGAACATGACTTTGAAGGACTAg GTTTGAAGCATCATACATCAAAACTTCGTGATTTTAGTGACCTCTTAGAAGTATCAACATTTGGCTTTCGTGGGGAAGCATTGAGTTCACTTTGTTCATTATCAGATGTAACGATAACAACAAAGCATCTAGAAAATGAATATGCATATAAGTTGCAGTTTGACCGAAATGGACgtttggaaaaaaaagaaatatgtGCACGTGAAAGAGGAACGACCGTAtgtgttaaaaatatattcaaaagcCTTCCAGTGAGAATGAAAGAGTtcgaaaaaaatcttaaacgcGAATTTTCAAAAGcaatacaaattttgtatGGTTATTGTTTAGTGTCAActggaataaaaataacatgcACCAATAAAGTGGATAAAAAATCAGAGGCTAGTATTTTTGCTACAAATGGTGCTGACAATGTTTTAGATAATGCTTATTGTATTTTcggtaaaaaaaatctcaacgGTATCAGTATTGTTGATATAATTACACCAGATCAAAGTATTAGAGAAGAATTTCATTTACCAGAAGATTTGACTGTTGATTTTTCGTGGGAATTTTACGTGAGTAGTTGCGAACACTCAATGGGACGAGGATCACCAGAtcggcaatttttttttgtcaacggACGTCCCTgtaatttaactaaaatatcaaaattaattaataatttgtatcataaatataataataagcaATACCCGTttgtgtatttaaatttaaaattaaatcaacagTCTGCTGATGTCAATGTC